The Geodermatophilaceae bacterium NBWT11 genome has a segment encoding these proteins:
- a CDS encoding DUF2000 domain-containing protein, with amino-acid sequence MTANEIGFLPDEVVTAEPTRNARLKWVVVVDAAVPAGEAVNAVACVAAATGAAVDNLLAHGGPDADGVHHPGLPWAGCSVLTATAEELAAVRAKAVESAGVLVIDMPRAAQTHRVYDGYLAELVTTPGAELACRALSLVGPRNRVSAITKRLGLLTGGAASPPA; translated from the coding sequence ATGACAGCGAACGAGATCGGCTTCCTCCCCGACGAGGTGGTCACCGCCGAGCCGACCCGCAACGCCCGGCTGAAGTGGGTGGTGGTCGTCGACGCCGCCGTGCCCGCCGGTGAGGCGGTGAACGCCGTCGCCTGCGTGGCGGCCGCGACCGGGGCGGCGGTCGACAACCTGCTCGCCCACGGCGGACCCGACGCCGACGGCGTGCACCACCCCGGCCTGCCCTGGGCCGGCTGCTCGGTGCTGACCGCCACGGCCGAGGAACTGGCCGCCGTCCGGGCGAAGGCGGTGGAGTCGGCCGGGGTGCTCGTGATCGACATGCCGCGGGCGGCCCAGACCCACCGGGTCTACGACGGCTACCTGGCCGAGCTGGTGACGACGCCCGGGGCCGAGCTGGCCTGCCGGGCACTGAGCCTGGTCGGTCCGCGCAACCGGGTCTCGGCGATCACCAAGCGACTGGGCCTGCTCACCGGCGGGGCCGCGTCGCCACCCGCGTGA
- a CDS encoding ABC transporter substrate-binding protein has product MRTHPTLGRTLALGATVLLAATACGGSSDDTDAAAPSSDAGAKTVNVYGADGNMNNGLGEDFSEPGVLAGMRGTVLLTDLAQDFRDRLLAEDPTLVNFNTAGETYDAVVITALAAQLAGSNQATTFAPYVNGVTFGGEKCTDFAACSAVIASGGNPDYDGIMGELAFTEPGEPSVASFAIESFTEDNQIDEDAREFVEAGDIANAATDEGPAPAAPGTTGAPLVIGSLTPLTGNLSYQGPQQIAALTLAVTDVNAAGGVLGGDVQLVTGDSGDASTDTATQTADRLLQSGANAIVGASSSGVSLTVIDAITQAGVLMISPANTSDVLTDYADNGLYFRTVPPDTLQARALADLIGGDGNNTVGILALNDPYGTGLAENTAADLVADGLAEDSIVTLVYDPQAANYDSEVSQMVDLNPDAILVIGFEETSRIIEGLNAQGIGPQR; this is encoded by the coding sequence ATGCGGACCCACCCCACCCTCGGACGGACGCTGGCGCTGGGCGCCACCGTCCTGCTCGCCGCCACCGCCTGCGGCGGGAGCAGCGACGACACGGACGCGGCAGCCCCCAGCAGCGACGCCGGCGCGAAGACCGTCAACGTCTACGGCGCCGACGGCAACATGAACAACGGCCTCGGCGAGGACTTCAGCGAGCCGGGCGTGCTCGCCGGGATGCGCGGCACGGTGCTGCTCACCGACCTGGCGCAGGACTTCCGGGACCGGCTGCTGGCCGAGGACCCCACGCTGGTCAACTTCAACACCGCCGGGGAGACCTACGACGCCGTCGTCATCACCGCGCTGGCCGCGCAGCTGGCCGGCAGCAACCAGGCCACCACGTTCGCCCCGTACGTGAACGGGGTGACCTTCGGCGGGGAGAAGTGCACGGACTTCGCGGCCTGCAGCGCGGTCATCGCCTCGGGCGGGAACCCCGACTACGACGGGATCATGGGCGAGCTGGCCTTCACCGAGCCCGGCGAGCCCTCGGTGGCCAGCTTCGCGATCGAGAGCTTCACCGAGGACAACCAGATCGACGAGGACGCCCGGGAGTTCGTCGAGGCCGGGGACATCGCGAACGCCGCCACCGACGAGGGCCCGGCGCCCGCCGCGCCGGGCACCACCGGGGCGCCGCTGGTGATCGGCAGCCTGACCCCGCTGACGGGCAACCTGAGCTACCAGGGCCCGCAGCAGATCGCCGCGCTGACCCTCGCCGTCACCGACGTCAACGCCGCGGGCGGGGTGCTCGGCGGCGACGTCCAGCTGGTCACCGGCGACTCCGGTGACGCCTCCACCGACACGGCCACCCAGACCGCCGACCGGCTGCTGCAGTCCGGGGCCAACGCGATCGTCGGGGCCTCGTCGTCCGGGGTGTCGCTGACCGTCATCGACGCGATCACCCAGGCCGGCGTGCTCATGATCAGCCCGGCGAACACCTCCGACGTGCTCACCGACTACGCCGACAACGGGCTGTACTTCCGCACCGTCCCGCCGGACACCCTGCAGGCCCGGGCGCTGGCCGACCTGATCGGCGGCGACGGCAACAACACCGTCGGCATCCTGGCGCTCAACGACCCCTACGGCACCGGGTTGGCCGAGAACACCGCCGCCGACCTGGTCGCCGACGGGCTGGCCGAGGACTCGATCGTGACGCTGGTCTACGACCCCCAGGCCGCCAACTACGACAGCGAGGTGTCGCAGATGGTCGACCTGAACCCCGACGCGATCCTGGTCATCGGGTTCGAGGAGACCAGCCGGATCATCGAGGGCCTCAACGCGCAGGGCATCGGCCCGCAGCGCTGA
- a CDS encoding SDR family oxidoreductase, giving the protein MSDTVLVTGAASGMGRTVVERLAGAGWRVLALDRSAEALDALAAEVGPAVVPLVADVVDRAAVTAAVDGLVAGHRLTAVVNCAGIYPPTRLDDYSEDVYRRVFDVNVLGTLNVTAAAVPHLRAARGGAVVNFASVDAFAVSPGQLLYSASKAAVLSITKSLAIELAPDAIVVNAVAPGWVDTPGNAATGRMAAAAATIPLGRVAQPDEIAVWVQRLVEPGYVTGETVVIAGGAAMR; this is encoded by the coding sequence ATGAGCGACACCGTCCTGGTCACCGGCGCCGCGAGCGGGATGGGCCGCACGGTGGTCGAGCGGCTCGCCGGCGCGGGCTGGCGGGTGCTCGCCCTGGACCGGTCCGCCGAGGCGCTGGACGCCCTGGCCGCCGAGGTGGGGCCGGCCGTCGTCCCGCTGGTCGCCGACGTGGTGGACCGGGCCGCGGTCACCGCCGCCGTGGACGGCCTCGTCGCCGGGCACCGGCTCACCGCCGTCGTGAACTGCGCGGGCATCTACCCGCCCACCCGGCTCGACGACTACTCCGAGGACGTCTACCGGCGGGTCTTCGACGTCAACGTGCTCGGCACCCTGAACGTGACCGCGGCCGCCGTCCCGCACCTGCGGGCCGCCCGTGGGGGTGCGGTGGTCAACTTCGCCTCCGTCGACGCCTTCGCGGTCTCCCCCGGCCAGCTGCTCTACAGCGCCTCGAAGGCCGCGGTCCTCTCGATCACCAAGTCACTGGCGATCGAGCTGGCCCCCGACGCGATCGTGGTCAACGCCGTCGCCCCCGGCTGGGTGGACACCCCCGGCAACGCCGCCACCGGCCGGATGGCGGCCGCCGCGGCCACCATCCCGCTCGGCCGGGTCGCCCAGCCCGACGAGATCGCCGTCTGGGTGCAACGCCTGGTCGAACCCGGCTACGTCACCGGCGAGACCGTGGTCATCGCCGGCGGCGCGGCCATGCGCTGA
- a CDS encoding SidA/IucD/PvdA family monooxygenase: MTTSTPQRVCVIGAGAAGLEAVRVFRDAGHDVVAFDRSERAGGHWHTDYEALHLITPRDVSCFDGVPMPASYPLFPSREQVIAYLDAFAADHDLLAHVRFGTEVTAVTSPDGGVSGWDVTTAAGTERFDAVVVANGHHWDARLPAMAADFTGRSLHSSQYRSVADVEGRRVLVVGAGNSGCDLAVDAANARLEVSIAMRHGQVFQPKTFFGRGRNQLPLLAKLPPWAAERVQRALVRVSVGSPSDYPGLQEPVTRNLNEQAPVVNDLLLYWLQHGRITARTGVVGVAGRKVSFADGTFAEFDTVLWATGFAVSLPFLAPDQLTWSAGAPLRVGGMTVPVGTARMYTVGLASPRGAQFPVFSAQSALAVRLLGLEGRTARPLDVELLAAGAPDDRVDVLRPVWSQQMTRSHQVLDGLPTHPARTLQESTR, from the coding sequence ATGACCACCAGCACACCCCAGCGGGTCTGCGTGATCGGCGCCGGTGCCGCGGGCCTGGAGGCGGTCCGGGTGTTCCGGGACGCCGGGCACGACGTCGTCGCCTTCGACCGCAGCGAGCGGGCCGGCGGGCACTGGCACACCGACTACGAGGCGCTGCACCTCATCACCCCGCGCGACGTCTCCTGCTTCGACGGCGTCCCCATGCCGGCGTCCTACCCGCTGTTCCCCAGCCGGGAGCAGGTCATCGCCTACCTCGACGCCTTCGCCGCCGACCACGACCTGCTCGCCCACGTCCGCTTCGGCACCGAGGTCACCGCCGTCACCAGCCCGGACGGCGGGGTCTCCGGCTGGGACGTCACCACCGCGGCCGGCACCGAGCGGTTCGACGCCGTGGTGGTCGCCAACGGGCACCACTGGGACGCCCGGCTCCCGGCGATGGCCGCGGACTTCACCGGCCGCTCGCTGCACTCCTCGCAGTACCGCTCGGTCGCCGACGTCGAAGGCCGCCGGGTGCTCGTGGTGGGCGCCGGCAACAGCGGCTGCGACCTGGCGGTGGACGCCGCGAACGCCCGGCTCGAGGTCTCCATCGCGATGCGGCACGGGCAGGTGTTCCAGCCCAAGACCTTCTTCGGCCGGGGCCGCAACCAGCTGCCCCTCCTCGCCAAGCTCCCGCCGTGGGCGGCCGAGCGGGTGCAGCGCGCCCTGGTGAGGGTGTCGGTGGGCAGCCCGTCGGACTACCCCGGCCTGCAGGAACCGGTCACCCGCAACCTCAACGAGCAGGCCCCGGTGGTCAACGACCTGCTCCTGTACTGGCTGCAGCACGGCCGGATCACCGCCCGCACCGGCGTGGTCGGGGTCGCCGGCCGCAAGGTCTCCTTCGCCGACGGCACCTTCGCCGAGTTCGACACCGTGCTGTGGGCGACCGGGTTCGCCGTCAGCCTGCCGTTCCTGGCCCCCGACCAGCTCACCTGGTCCGCCGGCGCCCCGCTGCGGGTCGGCGGCATGACGGTGCCGGTCGGCACCGCCCGGATGTACACCGTCGGTCTGGCCAGCCCGCGGGGCGCGCAGTTCCCGGTGTTCAGCGCGCAGTCCGCCCTCGCCGTCCGGCTGCTGGGCCTGGAGGGCCGCACCGCCCGCCCGCTGGACGTCGAACTGCTGGCCGCCGGCGCCCCCGACGACCGGGTCGACGTGCTCCGGCCGGTCTGGTCGCAGCAGATGACCCGGTCGCACCAGGTGCTCGACGGCCTCCCCACCCACCCGGCCCGCACCCTGCAGGAGAGCACCCGATGA
- a CDS encoding LysR family transcriptional regulator, which translates to MAQLPTLQQLTYFVAAVEHGSFVAAAEATHVAQPSLSEQVRRLEHTLGVTLFVRTNRRLQLTEAGRALLPAAQRTLADATALTESARHVRELSGGTVSFGTFSSAHLYLLTALIGDFRARYPGVLTRVVGLNSSEVAAQVRTGELEAGLVQLPVDDRGLDVGPTVLTDSVVYVSTDGDRTREPVTVQQLADAPLILSEARWGAEDPLRRMLTDRARAAGVELRPQIEVEFQTAAVELASHGLGDSLVSYLVTRWSGYPGRLHWVRLEPPVHERFAFITRTGGVLSPATRVFMDLAHTHIRALQRAADGGPARG; encoded by the coding sequence GTGGCCCAGCTGCCGACCCTCCAGCAGCTCACCTACTTCGTGGCCGCGGTCGAGCACGGCTCGTTCGTCGCGGCGGCCGAGGCCACCCACGTGGCCCAGCCCAGCCTGTCCGAACAGGTGCGCCGGCTGGAGCACACCCTCGGCGTGACGCTCTTCGTGCGCACCAACCGTCGGCTGCAGCTCACCGAGGCCGGCCGTGCCCTGCTGCCCGCCGCGCAGCGCACGCTGGCCGACGCGACGGCGCTGACCGAGAGCGCGCGGCACGTCCGCGAGCTGTCCGGCGGCACGGTCAGCTTCGGCACCTTCTCCAGTGCGCACCTGTACCTGCTCACCGCGCTGATCGGGGACTTCCGGGCCCGCTACCCGGGGGTGCTCACCCGGGTCGTGGGGCTCAACAGCTCCGAGGTGGCCGCCCAGGTGCGCACCGGCGAGCTGGAGGCCGGGCTGGTCCAGCTGCCGGTGGACGACCGCGGGCTGGACGTCGGGCCCACGGTGCTCACCGACTCCGTCGTCTACGTCAGCACCGACGGCGACCGCACCCGGGAGCCGGTGACGGTGCAGCAGCTGGCCGACGCCCCGCTGATCCTGTCCGAGGCGCGCTGGGGTGCCGAGGACCCGCTGCGCCGCATGCTCACCGACCGGGCGCGGGCCGCGGGTGTGGAGCTGCGACCGCAGATCGAGGTGGAGTTCCAGACCGCGGCGGTCGAGCTGGCCTCGCACGGCCTGGGCGACTCCCTGGTCTCCTACCTGGTCACCCGCTGGTCGGGCTACCCCGGCCGGCTCCACTGGGTGCGGCTGGAACCACCGGTGCACGAGCGGTTCGCGTTCATCACCCGCACCGGCGGGGTGCTGAGCCCGGCCACCCGGGTGTTCATGGACCTGGCGCACACCCACATCCGGGCCCTGCAACGCGCGGCCGACGGCGGTCCGGCCAGAGGTTAA
- a CDS encoding cation:dicarboxylase symporter family transporter, protein MASPGTDTAPRQKRDKTHWLYISVIVAVVAGIVVGLVFPEFGVSLKWLGTAFVGLIKMIIAPVIFCTIVLGIGAIRQAAQVGRIGGLALGYFIAMSTVALAIGLVVGNVLHPGDGLQLTDEVRGAGAELLSESAEGAPEGTTGFILSLIPTTLLSSLTSGSVLQALLIALLVGFALQAMGKAGAPILTGIGHLQKLVFRILAMIMWVAPIGAFGAIAAVVGATGVDALKSLGILMLGFYATCAVFVFVFLGAILRVVVGINVFTFLKYLGREYLLIVSSSSSETALPRLIAKMEHAGVSKPVAGIVVPTGYSFNLDGTAIYLTMASLFIGEALGDPLSVGEQISLLVFMIIASKGAAGVSGAGLATLAGGLQSHRPELLDGVGLIVGIDRFMSEARAVTNFSGNAIACMLVATWTKELDREQMKAVLSGERPFDETTMIDDGHAPSSTDGDPVDAAPASGTNAGPGQRDAAYAERELARESLR, encoded by the coding sequence ATGGCATCCCCCGGTACCGACACCGCCCCCCGGCAGAAGCGCGACAAGACCCACTGGCTCTACATCTCGGTGATCGTCGCCGTGGTCGCCGGCATCGTGGTGGGCCTGGTCTTCCCCGAGTTCGGCGTCTCGCTGAAGTGGCTGGGGACCGCGTTCGTAGGCCTGATCAAGATGATCATCGCGCCGGTCATCTTCTGCACGATCGTGCTGGGGATCGGGGCCATCCGGCAGGCCGCGCAGGTCGGCCGGATCGGCGGTCTGGCGCTGGGCTACTTCATCGCGATGAGCACGGTGGCCCTGGCCATCGGCCTGGTCGTCGGCAACGTCCTGCACCCGGGCGACGGCCTGCAGCTGACCGACGAGGTCCGCGGCGCCGGCGCCGAGCTGCTCTCGGAGTCCGCGGAGGGCGCCCCCGAGGGCACCACGGGCTTCATCCTGTCGCTGATCCCGACCACCCTGCTGTCCTCGCTCACCAGTGGTTCGGTGCTGCAGGCGCTGCTGATCGCACTGCTGGTCGGCTTCGCGCTGCAGGCCATGGGCAAGGCCGGCGCCCCGATCCTCACCGGCATCGGGCACCTGCAGAAGCTGGTCTTCCGCATCCTGGCGATGATCATGTGGGTCGCCCCGATCGGTGCCTTCGGCGCCATCGCCGCCGTCGTGGGCGCCACCGGTGTCGACGCGCTGAAGAGCCTGGGCATCCTGATGCTCGGCTTCTACGCCACCTGCGCGGTGTTCGTCTTCGTGTTCCTCGGCGCGATCCTGCGGGTGGTCGTCGGGATCAACGTCTTCACGTTCCTGAAGTACCTGGGCCGCGAGTACCTGCTGATCGTCTCCTCGTCGTCCTCGGAGACCGCGCTCCCCCGCCTCATCGCCAAGATGGAGCACGCCGGGGTCAGCAAGCCCGTCGCCGGCATCGTGGTGCCGACCGGCTACTCCTTCAACCTCGACGGCACCGCGATCTACCTGACGATGGCCTCGCTGTTCATCGGTGAGGCGCTCGGTGACCCGCTGAGCGTCGGCGAGCAGATCAGCCTGCTGGTCTTCATGATCATCGCCTCGAAGGGCGCGGCCGGGGTCTCCGGCGCCGGTCTGGCCACGCTGGCCGGTGGCCTGCAGTCGCACCGCCCCGAGCTGCTGGACGGCGTCGGCCTCATCGTCGGCATCGACCGGTTCATGAGCGAGGCCCGCGCGGTCACCAACTTCTCCGGCAACGCGATCGCCTGCATGCTCGTGGCGACCTGGACCAAGGAGCTGGACCGCGAGCAGATGAAGGCCGTGCTGTCCGGGGAGCGTCCCTTCGACGAGACCACGATGATCGACGACGGCCACGCCCCGTCGAGCACCGACGGCGACCCGGTCGACGCCGCCCCGGCCAGCGGCACCAACGCCGGCCCCGGCCAGCGCGACGCCGCCTACGCCGAGCGCGAGCTCGCCCGGGAGTCCCTGCGCTGA
- a CDS encoding sensor histidine kinase, whose translation MARQLLALQALVLVVVVAALGWVAVDDARDAVEARADTQALSIAETIADSPLVRATVVEPDPSSALQPYVEQVRADTDTSFITVLAPDRTRFTHPDPALIGQPFVGTIGPALRGETFTETYAGTLGPSVRAVAPVFRSGSTTDVVALVSVGITVAAIGDDVAAALPGILGVAAAVLLVGALGSLAISRRLRRQTHGLGAEPLARMLEYYDAVLHAVREGLLLLDGERRVQLVNDEARRLLELEGDVTGRHVGDLGLSPELVATLGRQRLAVDEVHVSGSRVLVVNQAPATPQGGSVGAVVTLRDHTDLQALTGELDSVRAFAESLRAQAHEAANRLHTTVSLVELGRSAEAVEFATAELALAQRLTDRVVGAVDEPVLAALLLGKAATAHERGVALEIDPATAVGATGIPGGDLVTIVGNLLDNAIDAALAGDAPREVQLALWTEDGRLELRVEDTGPGVSDPEAVFRRGWSTKDDGPRGTGRGLGLALVAQAVRRNGGTVAVRPGPGAEFTVSLPLRETADS comes from the coding sequence CTGGCCCGCCAGCTGCTCGCCCTCCAGGCGCTGGTGCTCGTCGTCGTCGTGGCCGCGTTGGGCTGGGTCGCCGTCGACGACGCCCGGGACGCCGTCGAGGCGCGGGCCGACACCCAGGCGCTGAGCATCGCCGAGACGATCGCGGACTCCCCGCTGGTGCGCGCCACCGTCGTCGAGCCCGACCCGTCCTCGGCGCTGCAGCCCTACGTGGAGCAGGTCCGCGCCGACACCGACACCTCCTTCATCACCGTGCTGGCCCCCGACCGCACCCGGTTCACCCACCCCGACCCGGCGCTGATCGGCCAGCCCTTCGTCGGCACGATCGGCCCCGCGCTGCGCGGGGAGACGTTCACCGAGACCTACGCCGGCACGCTGGGCCCCTCGGTGCGCGCCGTCGCCCCGGTGTTCCGCTCCGGCAGCACCACCGACGTGGTCGCGCTGGTCAGCGTGGGCATCACCGTCGCCGCCATCGGGGACGACGTCGCGGCCGCGCTGCCGGGCATCCTGGGCGTCGCGGCGGCCGTGCTGCTCGTCGGGGCGCTGGGCAGCCTGGCGATCAGCCGGCGGCTGCGCCGACAGACCCATGGCCTGGGTGCCGAGCCGCTGGCCCGGATGCTGGAGTACTACGACGCGGTGCTGCACGCCGTCCGGGAGGGCCTGCTGCTGCTGGACGGCGAGCGGCGGGTGCAGCTGGTCAACGACGAGGCCCGCCGGCTGCTGGAGCTCGAGGGCGACGTGACCGGCCGGCACGTGGGCGACCTGGGCCTGTCCCCGGAGCTGGTGGCCACGCTGGGCCGGCAGCGGCTGGCCGTCGACGAGGTGCACGTCAGCGGCTCCCGGGTGCTGGTGGTCAACCAGGCGCCGGCCACCCCGCAGGGCGGGTCGGTGGGTGCGGTGGTGACCCTGCGGGACCACACCGACCTGCAGGCCCTCACCGGCGAGCTGGACAGCGTGCGGGCCTTCGCCGAGTCGCTGCGCGCCCAGGCGCACGAGGCGGCCAACCGGCTGCACACCACGGTGTCGCTGGTCGAGCTGGGCCGCAGCGCCGAGGCCGTGGAGTTCGCCACCGCCGAGCTCGCCCTGGCCCAGCGGCTCACCGACCGGGTGGTGGGCGCGGTCGACGAGCCGGTGCTGGCCGCGCTGCTGCTGGGCAAGGCCGCCACCGCGCACGAGCGCGGGGTGGCCCTGGAGATCGACCCGGCCACCGCGGTGGGCGCGACCGGCATCCCGGGCGGGGACCTGGTGACCATCGTGGGCAACCTGCTGGACAACGCCATCGACGCCGCCCTGGCCGGTGATGCCCCGCGCGAGGTGCAGCTGGCCCTGTGGACCGAGGACGGCCGGCTGGAGCTGCGGGTGGAGGACACCGGCCCCGGGGTGAGCGACCCCGAGGCGGTGTTCCGGCGCGGCTGGTCGACCAAGGACGACGGCCCGCGCGGCACCGGCCGCGGGCTGGGCCTGGCGCTGGTCGCCCAGGCCGTGCGGCGCAACGGGGGCACGGTCGCCGTGCGGCCCGGCCCGGGTGCGGAGTTCACCGTGTCGCTGCCGCTGCGCGAGACGGCCGACTCGTGA
- a CDS encoding response regulator — protein sequence MNDLRVLVVEDEPVAADAHRAYVERTAGFTAVAVAGTGQAAWDALGRLPVDLVLLDMNLPDTHGIELVRRLRAAGRDVDVLAVTSARELTTVRAAAAAGVVGYLLKPFTYAALRDRLTAYADYRAQLRADGDVTGQDAVDRVLEAARPARPAPLPKGMGRETLDAVVAAVRGGDGLSAAETGELIGASRITARRYLEHLAEAGLVARTPRYGGTGRPELEYRWRQ from the coding sequence GTGAACGACCTGCGGGTGCTCGTCGTGGAGGACGAGCCGGTCGCCGCCGACGCGCACCGCGCCTACGTCGAGCGCACCGCGGGGTTCACCGCGGTCGCCGTCGCCGGCACCGGGCAGGCGGCCTGGGACGCCCTGGGCCGGCTGCCGGTGGACCTGGTGCTGCTGGACATGAACCTGCCCGACACGCACGGCATCGAGCTGGTCCGCCGGCTGCGTGCGGCCGGCCGGGACGTCGACGTCCTCGCCGTGACCTCGGCCCGCGAGCTGACGACCGTGCGGGCCGCGGCGGCCGCCGGGGTGGTGGGCTACCTGCTCAAGCCCTTCACCTACGCCGCGCTGCGCGACCGGTTGACCGCCTACGCCGACTACCGCGCCCAGCTGCGCGCCGACGGCGACGTCACCGGGCAGGACGCCGTCGACCGGGTGCTCGAGGCCGCCCGCCCCGCCCGGCCGGCGCCGCTGCCCAAGGGGATGGGCCGGGAGACCCTGGACGCGGTGGTCGCCGCCGTCCGGGGCGGGGACGGGCTCTCCGCGGCCGAGACCGGGGAGCTGATCGGGGCCTCCCGGATCACAGCCCGCCGCTACCTGGAGCACCTGGCCGAGGCCGGGCTGGTCGCCCGGACCCCGCGCTACGGCGGGACCGGACGACCGGAGCTGGAGTACCGCTGGCGTCAGTGA
- a CDS encoding MMPL family transporter, protein MAHPDSTRSRRRLRWLLPALLVVGWLALSSVAGPYSGRLSEVQSNSQSDFLPSSAESQRVAELSAGFSDTEAFPAYLLLESDTPLSPQQLEDFSAFAQSLPDVEVPVEGGTAQRVGDFLVPGPIPVVPSDDGLAALALVSFDSGLTSASLPDGESPITVAVEQVRAAVPDLGGEVYVAGPAATTADLVSAFGGIDGTLLLVAGIAVLLILLVVYRSPVLPFFVLLTAGFALTTASLVVYLLADAGVVTLDGQGQGILSILVVGAATDYSLLLVARYREELRRHDDRYDAMRRAWRQTLEPVAASAATVVLGLLCLLLADIGPTRGLGPVTAVGIVSAVLAALTFLPALLVLPGRTSAGEHGRWVFWPGVPHVGSQGPETTGVWARVAALVGRRPVAVGVLSALFLVVLAAFAPTLDTDGVSQTDTFLDRVESVVGGEALARHFPAGSGSPTLVVAPADELEAVTEVVGGAAGVSDVQPTPDPATGEPLEVDGLVQLQVTLVDAADSPAAEDAVAALRTDLDDVSADALVGGTTAQALDVRDTSVADRDRIIPVILLVVFVVLAVLLRSLVAPLVLLLSNVLSFAATLGAAALVFDHVLDLPGGDPTVPLYAFVFLVALGIDYSIFLMTRVREESLEHGTRAGVLTGLSVTGGVITSAGIVLAATFAALGVLPILFLLQIAFLVAFGVLLDTFVVRSLLVPAVVRLLGERTWWPHPMSRRRPESAGH, encoded by the coding sequence ATGGCCCACCCCGACAGCACCCGGTCCCGCCGACGGCTGCGCTGGCTGCTGCCCGCGCTGCTGGTGGTCGGCTGGCTCGCGCTGTCCTCGGTCGCCGGGCCGTACAGCGGCCGGCTGTCGGAGGTGCAGTCCAACTCCCAGAGCGACTTCCTGCCCAGCAGCGCGGAGTCCCAGCGGGTGGCCGAGCTGTCGGCCGGGTTCAGCGACACCGAGGCCTTCCCGGCCTACCTGCTGCTGGAGTCCGACACCCCGCTCAGCCCGCAGCAGCTGGAGGACTTCAGCGCGTTCGCCCAGTCCCTGCCCGACGTCGAGGTGCCGGTGGAGGGTGGGACGGCGCAGCGGGTCGGGGACTTCCTGGTCCCCGGGCCGATCCCGGTCGTGCCCAGCGACGACGGCCTGGCCGCGCTGGCGCTGGTCTCCTTCGACAGCGGGCTGACCAGCGCCTCGCTGCCCGACGGCGAGAGCCCGATCACCGTCGCGGTCGAGCAGGTCCGGGCCGCGGTGCCCGACCTCGGCGGCGAGGTCTACGTGGCCGGGCCGGCGGCCACGACCGCGGACCTGGTGAGCGCCTTCGGCGGCATCGACGGCACGCTGCTGCTCGTCGCCGGGATCGCCGTCCTGCTGATCCTGCTGGTGGTCTACCGCTCGCCGGTGCTGCCGTTCTTCGTGCTGCTCACGGCCGGGTTCGCGCTCACCACCGCGAGCCTGGTCGTCTACCTGCTGGCCGACGCCGGGGTCGTCACCCTGGACGGGCAGGGCCAGGGCATCCTCTCCATCCTGGTGGTGGGTGCGGCCACCGACTACTCGCTGCTCCTGGTCGCCCGGTACCGGGAGGAGCTGCGCCGGCACGACGACCGGTACGACGCGATGCGCCGGGCCTGGCGGCAGACGCTCGAGCCGGTCGCCGCGAGTGCCGCCACCGTCGTGCTGGGCCTGCTCTGCCTGCTGCTGGCCGACATCGGCCCCACCCGCGGCCTCGGCCCGGTGACCGCGGTGGGCATCGTGTCCGCGGTGCTCGCCGCGCTGACCTTCCTGCCCGCGCTGCTGGTGCTGCCGGGGCGGACGTCGGCCGGTGAGCACGGCCGGTGGGTGTTCTGGCCCGGGGTGCCGCACGTGGGGTCGCAGGGCCCGGAGACCACCGGCGTCTGGGCCCGGGTGGCCGCGCTGGTCGGCCGCCGTCCGGTCGCCGTGGGGGTGCTCAGCGCGCTGTTCCTCGTGGTGCTGGCCGCCTTCGCCCCGACCCTGGACACCGACGGCGTGAGCCAGACCGACACCTTCCTGGACCGGGTGGAGTCCGTGGTCGGCGGCGAGGCGCTGGCCCGGCACTTCCCGGCCGGCTCGGGGTCACCGACCCTGGTCGTGGCGCCGGCGGACGAGCTCGAGGCGGTCACCGAGGTGGTCGGCGGCGCTGCGGGCGTCTCCGACGTGCAGCCCACCCCCGACCCGGCGACCGGGGAGCCGCTGGAGGTCGACGGGCTGGTCCAGCTGCAGGTCACGCTCGTCGACGCCGCGGACTCCCCCGCCGCCGAGGACGCCGTCGCCGCGCTGCGCACCGACCTCGACGACGTCTCCGCCGACGCCCTCGTGGGCGGGACGACGGCGCAGGCCCTCGACGTCCGGGACACCTCGGTGGCCGACCGCGACCGGATCATCCCGGTGATCCTGCTGGTGGTCTTCGTCGTCCTGGCGGTGCTGCTGCGGTCGCTGGTCGCACCGCTGGTGCTGCTGCTGAGCAACGTGCTGAGCTTCGCGGCCACCCTCGGGGCCGCCGCGCTGGTCTTCGACCACGTGCTCGACCTGCCCGGCGGCGACCCGACCGTGCCGCTGTACGCCTTCGTGTTCCTGGTCGCGCTGGGGATCGACTACTCGATCTTCCTGATGACCCGGGTGCGCGAGGAGTCCCTCGAACACGGCACCCGCGCGGGCGTCCTCACCGGGCTCTCGGTCACCGGCGGGGTGATCACCAGCGCCGGCATCGTGTTGGCCGCGACCTTCGCCGCGCTCGGGGTGCTGCCGATCCTCTTCCTGCTCCAGATTGCGTTCCTGGTCGCCTTCGGCGTGCTGCTGGACACCTTCGTCGTCCGGTCGCTGCTGGTGCCGGCGGTCGTGCGGCTGCTGGGCGAGCGGACCTGGTGGCCGCACCCGATGTCACGGCGCAGGCCGGAGAGCGCGGGTCACTGA